The following coding sequences are from one Culex quinquefasciatus strain JHB chromosome 1, VPISU_Cqui_1.0_pri_paternal, whole genome shotgun sequence window:
- the LOC6053682 gene encoding A-kinase anchor protein 1, mitochondrial — MVSGRPLLYLSLPGLALIIGLVWFRRKKIVGFDTGGKSTSEGGAESVATTDDSERTCEAEKQDGDFGKQTESLPITPSANLKHDSGKNQSSSASSSSSCSGKSAPIDIVSNTRSPPKFSDQQLDAELLKLKIEESDIRNLRLIEEQDDYSSFESPVNLPGTVDRYKNFNRFNRGLEPQTEPVVIKASMTAKISPQNSFATELSPSKETEMRNSSSVDLLNNNSTTNMDSVNFQADADTINNNIVDEPQAANGEEIGSHSPALSICSMRSGDSGKGSSPPQSECAPITSYDFFLPVYLVSKMLGRKAGFVQLIKAKTGVNVLIKRNPDTHKTKICTLEGTQAEIDNALVLIRKKFPEKRFSALTLQRVHIAPTENVVPLPLIDTTCFHLQLVEGINNDVSVSSIVNGGHVFLQQPLHPSFPSLNTLQQCLNQSYNMTETPQLPEITENAICVTAVQGNWFRVQIVSHSPEDQHCLVKYLDYGGYANVPVTSLRQIRTDFMAVPFQSIECVLSNVKPSGDSGWTPGASEALYSLSKGLILQAQVAGYTAEGLPEIYLYASLARDNIIFINHELAARGLAEWVENEMLPASS; from the exons ATGGTAAGTGGACGTCCCTTGCTATACCTATCGCTGCCAGGTCTAGCACTTATCATTGGCTTGGTGTGGTTCCGACGCAAGAAAATCGTTGGTTTCGATACAGGAGGCAAATCGACCAGCGAAGGAGGTGCCGAATCTGTAGCGACGACTGACGACAGTGAGAGAACTTGTGAGGCTGAAAAGCAGGACGGTGATTTTGGAAAGCAGACTGAATCGCTGCCGATTACTCCGTCGGCCAACTTGAAGCACGACTCTGGTAAAAATCAGTCCTCTTCGGCCTCCTCTTCATCCTCGTGCAGTGGCAAATCCGCTCCGATTGATATAGTCTCCAACACTAGAAGCCCGCCAAAGTTCTCGGATCAGCAGTTGGACGCGGAACTGttgaagttgaaaattgaaGAATCGGACATTCGTAACTTGCGCTTGATCGAAGAGCAGGACGATTATTCCAGCTTTGAATCGCCGGTGAATCTACCTGGAACGGTGGATCGCTacaagaattttaacagattcaACAGAGGGCTTGAGCCGCAGACAGAACCGGTGGTCATAAAAGCGAGTATGACGGCTAAAATCTCACCTCAGAATTCGTTCGCCACCGAGTTGAGTCCTTCGAAGGAGACGGAGATGCGAAATTCCTCGAGTGTGGACCTTTTGAACAACAACAGCACAACCAACATGGACAGCGTCAACTTCCAAGCAGATGCGGAcacaatcaacaacaacatcgtCGACGAACCGCAAGCTGCAAACGGTGAGGAGATCGGATCTCACTCGCCGGCTCTCAGCATCTGCAGCATGCGCTCGGGCGATTCTGGAAAAGGTTCCAGCCCGCCCCAGTCGGAGTGCGCTCCCATCACCAGCTATGACTTTTTCCTACCGGTTTATTTGGTGTCCAAGATGCTTGGCCGCAAAGCCGGCTTCGTTCAACTTATAAAGGCAAAAACCGGCGTAAATGTCTTGATCAAACGTAACCCGGACACCCACAAAACAAAGATTTGTACGCTGGAGGGAACCCAGGCCGAGATCGACAACGCGCTGGTACTGATCCGCAAAAAGTTCCCCGAGAAAAGATTCTCCGCCCTGACGCTGCAAAGGGTTCACATCGCTCCAACCGAAAACGTGGTCCCACTGCCTCTGATTGACACTACCTGTTTCCAC TTGCAGCTGGTCGAAGGCATCAACAACGACGTCTCCGTCAGTTCCATCGTCAACGGCGGCCACGTCTTCCTGCAGCAGCCATTGCATCCGTCGTTCCCCTCGCTAAATACGCTACAGCAGTGCTTGAACCAGAGCTACAACATGACCGAGACGCCCCAGCTGCCCGAGATCACCGAGAACGCCATCTGCGTGACGGCGGTCCAGGGCAATTGGTTCCGCGTCCAGATCGTGTCGCACAGCCCGGAGGATCAGCACTGTTTAGTCAAATATCTGGATTACGGCGGTTACGCCAACGTGCCAGTTACTAGCCTAAGACAAATTAGAACTGACTTTATGGCGGTGCCCTTCCAGTCTATTGAATGCGTGCTGTCTAATGTTAAGCCAAGCG GTGATTCCGGGTGGACCCCCGGAGCGTCGGAGGCTTTGTATAGTTTATCCAAGGGATTGATTCTTCAGGCTCAGGTGGCTGGATACACTGCCGAAGGTTTGCCGGAAATCTACTTGTACGCTTCGTTAGCTAGAGAT